The proteins below come from a single Malus domestica chromosome 03, GDT2T_hap1 genomic window:
- the LOC139194791 gene encoding G-type lectin S-receptor-like serine/threonine-protein kinase At4g27290 has translation MGGLCFSFMISANLFFLSSTISFAVDGFTPSQCVLDGTTLVSSDGSFELGFFSPGSSKNRYLGIWFKNVPVRTVVWVANRCNPINDTSGVLMINSIGNLVLLSQNSSVVWSTSLVKQAQNATVELLDSGNLVLRDAKDGNSGTYLWQSFDYPSDTLLPGMKVGWDLRTGLKRHLSAWKNSDDPCPGDFTYGIEMQLQAYPEAYILNGSTKFFRTSAWNELTICGSPEHPSPRYSLEHSHSHSWSGTLALDLILCYSLLVLYCFNFVYNNDEVFVTYKPKIESILSRVVLNQTTSTCARFQWKVGYQAWQDFSSRPTESCDYYGFCGANGNCTSEDPVCKCIQGFSPKSQEKWNLADWSLGCVRNKPLSCHEGDKDEFLKFDGFKLPDTTNSWVDKSMNLKECRDKCLKNCSCTAHTSSDIGGGSGGCTIWFGDLIDIKQVPVAGKEIYIRTSAAEIVNNEGENSTKVKIAIIVVGIAMVFSGVLLVGYVIRRRKRKNKEIRERNEDNEGAPRGDMELPLFDLMTVASATDDFSSNKKLGEGGFGPVYKGTLANGQEIAVKRLSRSSSQGLNEFMNEVILIAKLQHRNLVRLLGCCVQGEEKLLLYEYMPNGSLDSSIFDETRRELFDWPKRFNIICGIARGLVYLHQDSRLRIIYRDLKASNVLLDNELNPKISDFGLARLLTEGDQTVANTDRVIGTYGYMAPEYVMDGQFSVKSDVFSFGVLVLEVITGRKNKEFSDPSNSRNLSEHLWRLWNEGKPLELIDTCLGSSGTISEVLRCINIGLLCAQHHPDDRPSMADVVIMLGSQTALARPKQPGFFIERGTPEGGSNSGNQSRSTNELSISLLEA, from the exons ATGGGTGGTCTTTGTTTTTCGTTTATGATCAGCGCCAACTTGTTCTTCTTGTCATCAACAATTTCCTTCGCAGTTGACGGCTTTACACCTTCGCAGTGTGTCCTTGATGGAACGACGTTGGTTTCAAGTGATGGAAGCTTTGAGCTCGGTTTCTTTAGTCCAGGTAGTTCCAAGAACCGTTACTTGGGAATTTGGTTCAAGAATGTCCCGGTGAGAACGGTTGTTTGGGTTGCAAACAGATGCAACCCCATCAATGATACTTCCGGCGTGTTGATGATAAACAGCATAGGTAATCTTGTGCTTTTGAGTCAGAATAGCAGCGTTGTTTGGTCGACGAGTTTAGTTAAACAGGCCCAAAATGCGACGGTAGAGCTCTTGGATTCCGGGAATTTGGTACTAAGAGATGCAAAAGATGGAAATTCTGGAACTTATTTGTGGCAAAGCTTCGACTATCCTTCTGACACATTATTACCAGGAATGAAGGTGGGGTGGGACTTGAGAACAGGCCTAAAACGGCATTTGTCAGCATGGAAAAATTCAGATGACCCGTGTCCCGGAGATTTTACTTACGGAATTGAAATGCAACTTCAAGCATATCCAGAGGCATATATTCTGAACGGAAGTACAAAATTCTTCCGCACCAGCGCATGGAATGAACTGACAATCTGTGGTTCACCCGAACATCCTAGTCCTCGTTATagtt tggaacactctcactctcactcttggagtggaactctagctttggacttgatcctttgctactcactcttaGTTCTCTattg TTTCAATTTTGTCTACAACAACGATGAAGTTTTCGTCACATACAAACCGAAGATTGAGTCGATACTCTCAAGAGTGGTTTTGAACCAAACCACCAGCACATGTGCTCGGTTTCAGTGGAAGGTGGGATATCAAGCTTGGCAGGATTTTTCATCAAGACCTACAGAATCATGTGATTATTATGGCTTCTGTGGAGCCAATGGAAATTGTACCAGTGAGGATCCGGTCTGCAAATGTATACAAGGATTCAGCCCCAAGTCTCAAGAAAAGTGGAATTTAGCAGACTGGTCTCTAGGTTGCGTGCGCAATAAACCATTAAGCTGCCATGAAGGAGATAAAGATGAGTTTCTCAAATTTGATGGCTTCAAATTGCCAGATACTACAAATTCTTGGGTGGACAAAAGTATGAATCTCAAGGAATGCAGAGACAAATGCTTGAAAAACTGCTCCTGTACTGCTCATACGAGCTCAGATATCGGAGGAGGAAGTGGTGGCTGCACCATCTGGTTTGGTGATCTAATAGATATCAAACAGGTTCCTGTTGCTGGAAAGGAAATATATATTCGAACGTCAGCTGCTGAAATAG TCAACAATGAAGGAGAAAACAGCACAAAAGTGAAGATTGCAATTATAGTTGTTGGCATAGCAATGGTGTTTTCTGGAGTGCTGTTAGTTGGCTATGTCATTCGccgaagaaagagaaaaaataaaG AAATAAGGGAAAGAAATGAGGACAATGAAGGGGCTCCAAGAGGGGACATGGAGCTCCCACTCTTTGACCTGATGACAGTAGCTAGCGCCACGGATGACTTTTCAAGCAATAAAAAGCTCGGAGAAGGTGGATTTGGCCCTGTTTACAAG GGGACGCTGGCCAACGGACAAGAAATTGCTGTGAAGAGGCTTTCAAGAAGTTCTAGCCAGGGATTGAATGAGTTCATGAATGAAGTTATATTGATTGCCAAACTCCAGCACCGAAATCTGGTAAGGCTTCTTGGTTGTTGCGTTCAAGGAGAGGAGAAATTGCTACTTTATGAATACATGCCCAACGGAAGCCTAGACTCCTCCATTTTTG ATGAAACGAGAAGAGAACTGTTCGATTGGCCTAAACGTTTCAACATTATATGTGGCATTGCTCGAGGTCTCGTCTATCTCCATCAGGATTCTAGGCTAAGGATTATTTATAGAGATCTCAAAGCAAGTAATGTTTTACTTGATAATGAATTGAATCCAAAAATTTCAGACTTTGGCCTAGCTAGATTATTGACTGAAGGAGATCAGACTGTAGCAAATACTGACAGAGTAATTGGCACGTA TGGTTACATGGCACCCGAATATGTTATGGACGGGCAATTTTCTGTGAAATCCGATGTCTTTAGCTTTGGTGTTTTGGTGCTGGAGGTCATTACTGGAAGGAAAAATAAAGAATTCTCCGATCCAAGCAACAGTCGCAACCTTTCTGAACAT TTATGGAGATTGTGGAATGAAGGGAAGCCTTTAGAACTGATTGATACATGCTTAGGAAGCTCAGGCACGATATCGGAAGTGTTGCGTTGCATCAACATTGGTCTCTTATGTGCGCAACACCATCCTGACGATAGGCCAAGCATGGCGGATGTAGTTATAATGTTGGGAAGTCAGACTGCTTTGGCTCGGCCGAAACAACCCGGTTTCTTCATCGAAAGGGGAACACCTGAAGGAGGTTCTAATTCAGGTAATCAGTCACGTTCAACCAACGAATTATCGATCTCGCTTTTGGAGGCTTGA
- the LOC103408002 gene encoding G-type lectin S-receptor-like serine/threonine-protein kinase At4g27290, producing the protein MGGLCFSFMISANLFFLSSTISLAVDGITPSQSVLDGTTLVSSDGSFELGFFSPGSSKNRYLGIWFKNVPVRTVVWVANRCNPINDSSGVLMINSTGNLVLLSQNSSVVWSTSLVKQAQNATVELLDSGNLVLRDAKEGNSGTPLWQSFDYPSDTLLPGMKLGWDLRTGLKRHLSAWKNSDDPCPGDFTYGIEMQLQAYPEAYILNGITKFFRTSAWNELTICGSPEHPSPRYSFNFVYNDDEVYVTYKPKIESILSRVALNQTTSTCARFQWKVGDQAWQDFSSRPTESCDYYGFCGANGNCTSEDPVCKCIQGFSPKSQEKWNLADWSLGCVRNKPLSCHEGDKDEFLKFDGFKLPDTTNSWVDKSMNLKECRDKCLKNCSCTAYTSSDIGGGSGGCTIWFGDLIDIKQVPVAGKEIYIRTSAAEIVNNEGENSTKVKIAIIVVGIAIVFSGVLLVGYVIRRRKRKNKEIRERNEDNEGAPRGDMELPLFDLITVARATDNFSSNKKLGEGGFGPVYKGTLADGQEIAVKRLSRSSSQGLNEFMNEVILIAKLQHRNLVRLLGCCVQGEEKLLLYEYMPNGSLDSSIFDETRRELFDWPKRFNIICGIARGLVYLHQDSRLRIIHRDLKASNVLLDNEMNPKISDFGLARLLTEGDQTVANTDRVVGTYGYMAPEYVMDGQFSVKSDVFSFGILVLEVITGRKNKEFSDPSNSRNLCEHLWRLWNEEKPLELIDTCLGSSGTISEVLRCINIGLLCAQHHPDDRPSMADVVIMLGSQTALARPKQPGFFMEKGTPEAGSNSGNQSRSTNELSISLLEAR; encoded by the exons ATGGGTGGTCTTTGTTTTTCGTTTATGATCAGCGCTAACTTGTTCTTCTTGTCATCAACAATTTCCCTTGCAGTTGACGGCATTACACCTTCGCAGTCTGTCCTTGACGGAACGACGTTGGTTTCAAGTGATGGAAGCTTTGAGCTCGGTTTCTTTAGTCCGGGTAGTTCCAAGAACCGTTACTTGGGAATTTGGTTCAAGAATGTCCCGGTTAGGACGGTTGTTTGGGTTGCAAACAGATGCAACCCCATCAATGATTCTTCCGGCGTGTTGATGATAAACAGCACAGGTAATCTCGTGCTTTTGAGTCAGAATAGCAGCGTTGTTTGGTCGACGAGTTTAGTTAAACAGGCCCAAAATGCGACGGTAGAGCTCTTGGATTCCGGGAATTTGGTGCTAAGAGATGCAAAAGAAGGAAATTCAGGAACTCCTTTGTGGCAAAGCTTCGACTATCCTTCCGATACATTATTACCAGGAATGAAGTTGGGGTGGGACTTGAGAACAGGCCTAAAACGGCATTTGTCAGCATGGAAAAATTCAGATGATCCGTGTCCCGGAGATTTTACTTACGGAATTGAAATGCAACTTCAAGCATATCCTGAGGCATATATTCTGAACGGAATTACAAAATTCTTTCGCACCAGCGCATGGAATGAACTGACAATCTGTGGTTCACCCGAACATCCTAGTCCTCGTTATAGTTTCAATTTTGTCTACAACGACGATGAAGTTTACGTCACATACAAACCGAAGATTGAGTCGATACTGTCAAGAGTGGCTTTGAACCAAACCACCAGCACATGTGCTCGGTTTCAGTGGAAGGTGGGAGATCAAGCTTGGCAGGATTTTTCATCAAGACCTACAGAATCATGTGATTATTATGGCTTCTGTGGAGCCAATGGAAATTGTACCAGTGAGGATCCGGTCTGCAAATGTATACAAGGATTCAGCCCCAAGTCTCAAGAAAAGTGGAATTTAGCAGACTGGTCTCTAGGTTGCGTGCGCAATAAACCATTAAGCTGCCATGAAGGAGATAAAGATGAGTTTCTCAAATTTGATGGCTTCAAATTGCCAGATACTACAAATTCTTGGGTGGACAAAAGTATGAATCTCAAGGAATGCAGAGACAAATGCTTGAAAAACTGTTCCTGTACTGCTTATACGAGCTCAGATATCGGAGGAGGAAGTGGTGGCTGCACCATCTGGTTTGGTGATCTAATAGATATCAAACAGGTTCCTGTTGCTGGAAAGGAAATATATATTCGAACGTCAGCTGCTGAAATAG TCAACAATGAAGGAGAAAACAGCACAAAAGTGAAGATTGCAATTATAGTTGTTGGCATAGCAATAGTGTTTTCCGGAGTGCTGTTAGTTGGCTATGTCATTCGccgaagaaagagaaaaaataaaG AAATAAGGGAAAGAAATGAGGACAATGAAGGGGCTCCAAGAGGGGACATGGAGCTCCCACTCTTTGACCTGATTACAGTAGCTAGGGCCACGGATAACTTTTCAAGCAATAAAAAGCTCGGAGAAGGTGGATTTGGCCCTGTTTACAAG GGGACGCTGGCCGACGGACAAGAAATTGCTGTGAAGAGGCTTTCAAGAAGTTCTAGCCAAGGATTGAACGAGTTCATGAATGAAGTTATATTGATTGCCAAACTCCAGCACCGAAATCTGGTAAGGCTTCTTGGTTGTTGCGTTCAAGGAGAGGAGAAATTGCTACTTTATGAATACATGCCCAACGGAAGCCTAGACTCCTCCATTTTTG ATGAAACGAGAAGAGAACTGTTCGATTGGCCTAAACGTTTCAACATTATATGTGGCATTGCTCGAGGTCTCGTCTATCTCCATCAAGATTCTAGGCTAAGGATTATTCATAGAGATCTCAAAGCAAGTAATGTTTTACTTGATAATGAAATGAATCCGAAAATTTCAGACTTTGGCCTAGCTAGATTATTGACTGAAGGAGATCAGACTGTAGCAAATACAGACAGAGTAGTTGGCACGTA TGGTTACATGGCACCCGAATATGTTATGGACGGGCAATTTTCTGTGAAATCCGATGTCTTTAGCTTTGGTATTTTGGTGCTGGAGGTCATTACTGGAAGGAAAAATAAAGAATTCTCCGATCCAAGCAACAGCCGCAACCTTTGTGAACAT TTATGGAGATTGTGGAATGAAGAGAAGCCTTTAGAACTGATTGATACATGCTTAGGAAGCTCAGGCACGATATCGGAAGTGTTGCGTTGCATCAACATTGGTCTCTTATGTGCGCAACACCATCCTGACGATAGGCCAAGCATGGCGGATGTGGTTATAATGTTGGGAAGTCAGACTGCTTTGGCTCGGCCGAAACAACCCGGTTTCTTCATGGAAAAGGGAACACCTGAAGCAGGTTCTAATTCAGGTAATCAGTCACGTTCAACCAACGAATTATCGATCTCGCTTTTGGAGGCTCGATAA
- the LOC114823990 gene encoding calcium-binding protein PBP1-like, which produces MYSPTSLFPHQQTYPFSHSSFFKLLSLSLSLSSKLSMASQQNQQSNFQDLLPTMADKLGGDGLIGELCNGFNLLVDSSKGVITFESLKRNSALLGLQDLSDDDLRSMLDEGDFDGDGALNQMEFCVLMFRLSPELMDESRLWLEDALQTGV; this is translated from the coding sequence ATGTACTCCCCCACTTCTCTCTTTCCCCACCAACAAACATACCCTTTCTCTCACTCATCATTTTTCaaactcctctctctctctctctctctctcctccaaatTGTCAATGGCTTCCCAGCAAAACCAGCAATCCAATTTCCAAGACTTGTTGCCCACCATGGCCGACAAGCTTGGCGGGGACGGTTTAATAGGCGAGCTCTGTAATGGGTTCAATTTGTTGGTGGATTCTAGCAAGGGAGTCATCACCTTCGAGAGTCTCAAGAGGAACTCTGCTCTTCTGGGGTTGCAGGATCTGAGCGACGACGATCTACGGTCCATGTTGGACGAAGGTGATTTCGACGGAGACGGCGCTCTCAATCAGATGGAGTTCTGCGTTCTCATGTTTAGATTGAGTCCTGAGCTCATGGACGAGTCCAGACTCTGGCTTGAAGATGCTCTTCAAACGGGAGTTTAA